A window of the Apostichopus japonicus isolate 1M-3 chromosome 8, ASM3797524v1, whole genome shotgun sequence genome harbors these coding sequences:
- the LOC139971235 gene encoding neuromedin-U receptor 2-like, which produces MEPIQEITIPVDQYTWNLTAEDVLNFPLPKTFQSFLDLTFLIVFVVVGSLGNMLIIAVYLKNLRRKQSTANHFLCSLAMTDLMVCMALIPAHIYLEVVMMDRQINRLECKITMVFWLQTLLCSSWILVGISVDRYYSLCKPFDMGIQMKLVKRILFCIWLFSVVVAIPAVAYYDGPGCSYVPGQGTTLRVFLVMWNSTLTLFLPLAIIIGAYLRIFCLLSKRNRTAKFQLGRGRLMHQTRYVVAKRLLLVICVYTLCWLPRTILEIFFAITTQTYSRLSFGVYLCTWVIPYMNSVLNPLLYSMINPSFRNQCWEIITCDCSKKVAYTAESWIHRAANGSFGQSSSQKQSSSPRTKSFPGTWV; this is translated from the coding sequence ATGGAGCCCATACAAGAAATAACAATACCTGTTGACCAGTACACATGGAATCTAACAGCCGAAGACGTATTAAACTTTCCCCTTCCTAAAACCTTCCAATCATTCCTGGATCTGACGTTTCTGATCGTTTTTGTCGTCGTCGGATCCCTGGGGAATATGTTAATAATCGCCGTTTACCTCAAAAACCTGCGACGCAAACAATCGACTGCCAATCATTTTCTGTGCAGCTTGGCGATGACTGACTTGATGGTGTGCATGGCGTTGATCCCGGCCCacatctacttggaggtggttaTGATGGACCGTCAGATAAACCGACTGGAGTGCAAGATCACCATGGTCTTTTGGCTGCAGACGCTCCTGTGTTCCAGTTGGATCTTAGTCGGTATCTCGGTGGACCGCTATTACTCCCTCTGTAAACCGTTCGACATGGGTATTCAGATGAAACTGGTCAAACGGATCCTATTCTGCATATGGCTGTTTTCCGTCGTGGTCGCGATACCGGCCGTGGCCTACTACGACGGGCCGGGTTGTTCCTACGTACCGGGCCAAGGGACCACCCTCCGGGTTTTCCTCGTAATGTGGAACTCGACGCTGACCTTATTTTTACCTCTGGCTATCATTATTGGAGCTTATCTCAGAATATTCTGCTTACTTTCCAAACGGAACCGGACAGCCAAGTTTCAATTAGGTCGCGGGCGGCTGATGCACCAGACCAGATATGTGGTAGCTAAACGGCTTCTGCTCGTAATATGCGTCTATACGCTGTGTTGGTTGCCGAGGACCATATTGGAAATTTTCTTTGCAATAACGACACAGACGTACTCGCGACTTTCGTTTGGTGTCTACCTCTGTACCTGGGTGATTCCTTACATGAACTCAGTTCTTAACCCACTGCTCTACTCCATGATCAATCCTTCATTTAGGAATCAATGCTGGGAGATCATAACCTGTGACTGTTCTAAGAAAGTAGCGTACACAGCCGAGAGTTGGATTCATAGGGCGGCAAACGGTTCCTTTGGACAGAGTAGCTCTCAGAAACAGAGTAGCTCTCCTAGAACTAAATCCTTTCCTGGGACATGGGTCTAG